The Terriglobus tenax genome contains a region encoding:
- a CDS encoding NAD(P)/FAD-dependent oxidoreductase: protein MQRLDVAVVGAGVIGLAVALELRGRGFSVVVADKGEPAKEASWAAGGMLAVDDPENPAELWPLSAWSRELYPEFLARVEDLSDLRIPLRTHRCLQGAHEGESSLEALQLVNELGLKGDGYAWTLQTEGSLDPRDLGAALRAACDRNGIAVKTMCAVEAITRELDGWKLATSQGEIAAARVVLCTGSWSGPRQLPVFPRKGQMMAVEMEAPLDTVVRTPEIYLIPRGGNRLVIGATIEDAGYDKTVHAADIAALKMRAEKLFPPVAAARVVETWAGLRPGSPDGLPLIGALEEGLYAAMGHYRNGIQLVAATARALGLEVAGEALPQIMTAYAANRTF from the coding sequence ATGCAGAGGTTGGATGTTGCCGTCGTAGGAGCAGGAGTCATCGGTCTGGCCGTGGCGTTGGAGCTGCGTGGGCGGGGATTCTCCGTGGTTGTGGCTGACAAAGGAGAACCGGCGAAGGAAGCAAGCTGGGCCGCGGGCGGCATGCTGGCTGTCGATGATCCGGAGAACCCGGCGGAACTATGGCCGCTCTCGGCCTGGTCGCGCGAGCTGTACCCGGAGTTTCTTGCCCGCGTGGAAGACCTGAGCGACCTGCGGATTCCGCTGCGTACCCACCGCTGCCTGCAGGGCGCGCATGAGGGCGAGTCGTCGCTGGAGGCCCTGCAACTGGTCAACGAGCTTGGACTCAAGGGCGATGGTTATGCCTGGACGCTGCAAACCGAAGGCTCGCTGGACCCGCGCGACCTGGGTGCGGCGTTGCGTGCGGCTTGCGATCGCAACGGCATTGCCGTGAAGACGATGTGCGCGGTTGAGGCCATCACGCGTGAGCTGGACGGGTGGAAGCTGGCCACATCTCAGGGAGAGATTGCCGCCGCGCGCGTTGTGCTATGCACGGGTAGCTGGAGTGGACCGCGCCAACTTCCGGTTTTCCCGCGCAAGGGACAGATGATGGCCGTGGAGATGGAAGCTCCGCTGGACACCGTGGTGCGCACGCCGGAGATCTACCTGATTCCGCGCGGAGGCAACCGGCTGGTGATAGGCGCAACCATTGAAGACGCCGGCTATGACAAGACCGTGCATGCGGCCGATATTGCCGCGCTGAAGATGCGCGCGGAGAAACTGTTTCCGCCCGTGGCCGCGGCGCGGGTGGTGGAAACATGGGCCGGTCTGCGGCCTGGAAGCCCGGACGGACTGCCATTGATCGGCGCCCTGGAAGAGGGTCTGTATGCCGCGATGGGACACTATCGCAACGGCATTCAACTGGTGGCGGCAACGGCCCGCGCCCTTGGGCTGGAAGTAGCCGGAGAGGCGTTGCCGCAGATCATGACGGCGTATGCCGCAAATCGCACATTCTGA
- a CDS encoding ComF family protein, with protein sequence MCALCGEALGFESIRLEDAPLCRICRVSPPPFAQAVAYGHYTGTLREMVGLFKFERVAVLSHLLGEKLAEEVRQMPGLSSRAVVVPVPLFRRKQNERGYNQSLLLARQICRVLNRRYDYRLAVAEVMVRVKPTESQYLLTPRQRRLNLRAAFAVQGKAAIAGQHVLLIDDIYTTGATARECSRVLLRGGAASVRVATVARAQRDVPVLWTGKFAVPEGLRETNQNQV encoded by the coding sequence ATGTGCGCCCTGTGTGGCGAAGCTCTTGGCTTTGAGTCCATCCGGCTTGAGGACGCGCCGCTGTGCCGCATCTGCCGCGTCTCTCCTCCTCCCTTTGCCCAGGCCGTGGCCTATGGTCATTACACGGGCACGCTGCGGGAGATGGTGGGGCTGTTCAAATTTGAACGGGTTGCCGTGCTCAGCCACCTGCTGGGCGAAAAGCTGGCCGAAGAGGTTCGCCAGATGCCGGGGCTCTCAAGCCGGGCGGTGGTGGTGCCTGTCCCCCTGTTCCGCCGCAAGCAGAATGAGCGCGGCTATAACCAGTCCCTGCTGCTGGCCCGGCAGATATGCCGCGTCCTGAACCGCCGGTATGACTACCGTCTTGCCGTGGCCGAGGTGATGGTGCGGGTGAAGCCGACGGAAAGCCAGTACCTGTTGACCCCGCGGCAGCGCCGGCTGAACCTGCGCGCAGCGTTTGCGGTGCAGGGTAAAGCCGCGATTGCAGGGCAGCATGTGCTGCTGATCGATGACATTTACACCACCGGGGCGACCGCCCGCGAGTGCAGCCGCGTGCTGCTGCGCGGCGGAGCGGCCAGTGTCCGCGTTGCCACCGTGGCACGGGCGCAGAGGGATGTTCCGGTGCTATGGACGGGTAAGTTTGCAGTTCCTGAAGGACTTCGAGAGACGAATCAGAACCAGGTTTGA
- the polX gene encoding DNA polymerase/3'-5' exonuclease PolX, which yields MENVTIARLLDETADLLEIDAADPFRIRSYRRAAEAVEQQTTQLATLVDEPKQLLAIAGIGKGMAANIVELVKTGSMPMREELLLKYKPTMLDLLKLPSMGPKTVALIWSALGVADIDSLETAAKEGKLNDLPRFGQKQVDKILKGIEDFRKNSGRYRIDDATATAERISALIREFPGIESVTPAGSLRRGKETVGDLDLLVTGPACETDRVAEVVEHVASLPLIANLIAKGQNKVSFNLRNGLQVDVRMLPRASYGAALQYFTGSKMHNVALRQRAIKMGYTLSEYALARMDDNSVVAAASEAEIYNALGLDYIAPELRENNGEIEAAQNHTLPGLIDLRDIRGDVHAHTTASDGKATIREMAEAALAKGYSFLAITDHTKNLAMTNGLDDARAIEHIAAIREVDRAMEGRIRVFAGMEVDILGDGTLDLEDSTLAQMDVVIGSVHTLFNQPYEEMTDRILRAVENPYLRILGHPTGRLLLAREPFNFDLERVLRRCAELGVVVEHNTGMPRLDLSDRNLRLAKELGCRISINTDAHSITDFDQMPFGIAQLRRAWLTPLDVINTYTPEEFLRALRPRP from the coding sequence ATGGAAAATGTCACCATTGCACGCCTGTTGGATGAGACCGCCGATCTGCTGGAGATCGACGCCGCCGACCCGTTCCGTATCCGCAGCTACCGCCGCGCCGCAGAGGCCGTAGAGCAGCAGACCACGCAGCTTGCCACCCTTGTGGACGAGCCCAAGCAGTTGCTTGCCATTGCGGGCATTGGCAAAGGCATGGCCGCCAACATTGTGGAGCTGGTCAAGACCGGCTCCATGCCCATGCGTGAGGAGCTGCTGCTGAAATACAAACCCACCATGCTGGACCTGTTGAAGCTGCCCAGCATGGGACCGAAGACAGTCGCCCTGATCTGGAGCGCGCTGGGCGTGGCCGACATCGATTCGCTGGAAACCGCCGCGAAAGAAGGCAAGCTGAACGACCTTCCGCGCTTCGGACAGAAGCAGGTCGACAAAATTCTGAAGGGCATTGAAGACTTCCGCAAGAACAGCGGCCGCTATCGCATTGACGACGCCACGGCGACCGCCGAGCGCATCTCTGCGCTGATCCGCGAGTTTCCCGGCATTGAATCCGTCACGCCGGCTGGATCACTCCGCCGCGGGAAGGAAACCGTTGGCGACCTGGATCTGCTGGTGACCGGTCCGGCCTGCGAAACCGACCGCGTGGCAGAGGTGGTGGAACATGTCGCCAGCCTGCCGCTGATCGCCAACCTGATCGCCAAGGGGCAGAACAAGGTGAGCTTCAACCTGCGCAACGGCCTGCAGGTGGATGTCCGCATGCTGCCCAGGGCAAGCTACGGCGCGGCGTTGCAGTACTTCACGGGATCGAAGATGCACAATGTTGCGCTGCGGCAGCGGGCCATCAAGATGGGCTACACGCTGAGCGAGTATGCCCTGGCGCGCATGGACGATAACTCCGTGGTCGCGGCAGCCAGCGAAGCAGAGATCTACAACGCGCTGGGCCTGGATTACATTGCGCCCGAGCTGCGCGAGAACAATGGCGAGATTGAAGCCGCGCAGAACCACACGCTGCCTGGATTGATCGATCTGAGAGATATTCGCGGGGATGTGCATGCGCACACCACGGCCAGCGACGGCAAGGCGACGATCCGCGAGATGGCTGAAGCGGCGCTGGCCAAGGGCTACAGCTTTCTGGCCATTACCGACCACACCAAGAACCTGGCCATGACCAACGGCCTGGACGATGCGCGCGCGATCGAACACATTGCCGCCATCCGCGAAGTCGACCGCGCGATGGAAGGCCGCATCCGTGTCTTCGCCGGCATGGAGGTCGACATTCTTGGCGACGGAACGCTGGACCTGGAAGACAGCACGCTGGCGCAGATGGATGTTGTGATCGGCTCCGTACATACGCTGTTCAACCAGCCGTACGAGGAGATGACCGACCGTATTTTGCGCGCGGTGGAGAACCCTTACCTGCGGATTCTCGGCCATCCCACGGGCCGCCTTCTGCTGGCGCGCGAGCCCTTCAACTTTGACCTGGAGCGCGTTCTGCGCCGCTGCGCCGAGCTGGGTGTTGTCGTCGAGCACAATACAGGCATGCCGCGGCTTGACCTGAGCGACCGCAACCTGCGGCTTGCGAAAGAGCTGGGCTGCCGCATCTCCATCAACACCGATGCGCACTCCATTACTGACTTTGACCAGATGCCGTTTGGCATAGCGCAACTGCGTCGCGCATGGCTGACGCCGCTCGATGTGATCAATACCTACACGCCGGAAGAGTTTCTTCGCGCGCTTCGTCCAAGGCCATAA
- a CDS encoding NUDIX hydrolase — protein sequence MATKTTAIKKSVKTTAKKAPAKRTGKAKLLDQKLAYDGPLFKVWSETVKEPGGVVSQRDIIRHNGSVVILAVDDRTNKRDPFIIMERQYRQAAQQFLLELPAGRREADEKPLAAAKREMIEETGYRAKKWRKLVRYYASPGFLGEWMEIFLATELTEGVAQPEEDEKIEILRIRLSELLKMRNEGRIHDGKTIIGLSVYEALRRAGTV from the coding sequence ATGGCGACCAAGACAACCGCGATTAAGAAATCCGTGAAAACCACGGCGAAGAAAGCCCCGGCAAAGCGCACCGGCAAAGCCAAACTGCTGGACCAGAAGCTGGCCTACGACGGCCCGCTGTTCAAGGTATGGTCTGAGACCGTGAAGGAACCGGGCGGCGTGGTCTCGCAGCGCGACATTATCCGGCATAACGGATCAGTGGTGATTCTGGCCGTCGACGACCGCACCAACAAGCGTGATCCGTTCATCATCATGGAGCGGCAGTACCGCCAGGCGGCACAGCAGTTCCTTCTGGAGCTGCCCGCGGGCCGGCGTGAGGCCGACGAGAAGCCGCTGGCCGCCGCCAAGCGCGAAATGATTGAAGAGACCGGGTACCGCGCCAAGAAGTGGCGCAAGCTGGTTCGCTATTACGCCAGTCCCGGATTCCTGGGCGAGTGGATGGAAATCTTCCTGGCCACGGAGCTGACCGAAGGCGTGGCCCAGCCGGAAGAGGACGAGAAGATCGAGATTCTGCGCATCCGCCTGTCGGAGTTGTTGAAGATGCGCAACGAGGGCAGGATTCACGACGGAAAGACGATTATCGGGCTGTCCGTGTATGAGGCTCTGCGCCGCGCGGGAACAGTTTAG
- the bshC gene encoding bacillithiol biosynthesis cysteine-adding enzyme BshC, giving the protein MRSECYPITVLPGVSRLFREYLAHWENPIFSESFGGHPLDTAWHQKAPTLTPEHRARLVSLLEAQNPDPSPAARKHLDMLRDGAGVVVSGQQVGIFGGPLFTLFKAATAIRRAQEATEAGHPHVPIFWPATEDHDLDEVNQVELLSKSAPEHLKLTTLEHRAIAVGKVTLPEEITALVDQVTDLLAWAPITESLKRHYVPGKTLSDAFTGLLREIFAAEGLLTLDAAERGYHELGAPVLLAALEQAAQLEASVRARSQALVDAGYHAQVLLPDDGSLLFLFDEQTGQRHPLRHKDGAWKAGHATYTTEDLKSLLAVSPERFSPNALLRPVFQDQILPTSAYIGGPAEIAYFAQSGVLYDAILGRRTVIMPRMSATLIEPAIEKVMAQHELSLGDGFTRAEDLALRLGARAMPIEGKKKLQAAGNALDRELDALLGWMKSVDAELARSGEVSASKMRYQMNRLRRMSARFEQQKNDSLRKHADAITLNLYPEGHVQERAIAGIWYLARTGDDFPSELVRHAGQECTGHKAIYL; this is encoded by the coding sequence ATGCGGTCTGAGTGCTACCCCATCACGGTGCTGCCCGGCGTCTCGCGTCTTTTTCGCGAGTACCTTGCCCATTGGGAAAATCCCATCTTTTCTGAGAGCTTCGGCGGCCATCCGCTCGACACGGCCTGGCACCAGAAGGCGCCCACGCTGACCCCGGAGCATCGCGCCCGTCTGGTCTCGCTGCTGGAAGCCCAGAACCCTGACCCATCGCCCGCGGCCCGCAAGCATCTTGACATGCTGCGCGACGGAGCCGGTGTGGTGGTCAGCGGACAGCAGGTCGGCATCTTCGGCGGCCCGCTCTTCACGCTGTTCAAGGCCGCCACCGCCATTCGCCGCGCGCAGGAGGCCACCGAGGCCGGACATCCGCATGTACCCATCTTCTGGCCGGCGACGGAAGACCACGACCTGGACGAAGTGAACCAGGTCGAGCTTCTGAGCAAGTCCGCGCCGGAGCATCTGAAGCTCACCACGCTGGAGCACCGCGCCATCGCCGTCGGCAAGGTGACCTTGCCCGAGGAGATTACCGCGCTGGTCGACCAGGTAACCGACCTGCTGGCATGGGCTCCAATTACCGAGAGCCTGAAGCGCCACTATGTTCCCGGCAAGACGCTTTCCGACGCCTTTACAGGTCTGTTGCGCGAGATCTTCGCCGCCGAAGGTCTGCTGACCCTTGACGCAGCCGAGCGCGGCTACCACGAACTTGGCGCCCCGGTTCTGCTGGCTGCCCTGGAGCAGGCTGCGCAGCTGGAAGCCTCCGTGCGTGCCCGTTCGCAGGCTCTGGTCGATGCCGGGTACCACGCACAGGTCCTCCTGCCCGACGATGGCAGCCTGCTCTTCCTCTTCGACGAGCAAACTGGCCAGCGCCATCCGTTGCGGCACAAGGACGGTGCATGGAAGGCCGGCCATGCCACCTACACGACGGAAGATCTGAAGTCTCTGCTGGCTGTATCGCCGGAACGTTTCAGCCCGAATGCTCTGTTGCGTCCCGTTTTCCAGGACCAGATTCTGCCCACCTCCGCCTACATCGGCGGACCGGCGGAGATTGCCTACTTCGCGCAGTCAGGCGTGCTCTATGACGCCATCCTCGGCCGCCGTACCGTCATCATGCCGCGTATGTCAGCCACGCTGATTGAGCCCGCGATTGAAAAGGTCATGGCTCAGCATGAGCTCAGCCTGGGCGACGGCTTCACCAGGGCCGAAGATCTGGCTCTGCGCCTCGGCGCACGCGCCATGCCGATTGAGGGCAAGAAGAAGCTGCAGGCCGCGGGCAATGCCCTGGACCGCGAGCTGGACGCGCTGCTGGGCTGGATGAAGTCGGTGGATGCGGAGCTGGCACGCTCGGGTGAGGTCTCGGCCTCCAAGATGCGCTACCAGATGAATCGTCTGCGCCGCATGTCCGCTCGCTTTGAGCAGCAGAAGAACGATTCGCTGCGCAAGCACGCCGATGCCATCACGCTGAACCTGTACCCCGAAGGCCATGTGCAGGAGCGCGCCATCGCCGGTATCTGGTACCTGGCCCGCACCGGCGACGACTTCCCCTCGGAGCTCGTCCGCCACGCCGGGCAGGAGTGTACGGGGCACAAGGCGATCTATCTCTAG
- a CDS encoding TIM barrel protein, which produces MMNRRDFHKLSFGAAVMPFLGGVEAAVAAPAPKNTFSVMLWTIDNKISFVQKLEMVAAAGYTSVEVGNEYEKWTPEEWKTNQAALKRLKLGVDSAVPGRNALADHTKRTALHDDLVKAIPGAKELGCKQFIYTAFNRVPTQTPAEQRAAIVDTLKYAADVLEKDQMEIVLEPIDLLEHKEEAVVSVSEAFAICREVNSPRIKVLYDFYHEQRQAGNLIEKLDGNIDLVGLVHVADVPGRHEPGTGEMYWPNIYKKLAELKYTGVICMEFKPVGDWVKTLTKAREEAVTALQDA; this is translated from the coding sequence ATGATGAACCGTCGCGACTTTCATAAGCTTTCGTTTGGCGCAGCCGTTATGCCGTTTCTGGGCGGAGTAGAAGCGGCCGTGGCCGCACCGGCGCCGAAGAACACCTTCTCTGTCATGCTGTGGACCATCGACAACAAAATCAGCTTTGTGCAGAAGCTGGAGATGGTGGCTGCGGCGGGATACACCTCGGTGGAGGTAGGCAATGAGTACGAGAAGTGGACTCCCGAGGAATGGAAGACCAACCAGGCTGCGCTGAAGCGGCTGAAGCTGGGCGTGGACTCCGCCGTACCAGGCCGCAATGCCCTGGCCGACCACACCAAGCGCACCGCCCTGCATGACGACCTGGTGAAGGCGATTCCGGGAGCCAAGGAGCTTGGCTGCAAACAGTTCATCTACACCGCCTTCAACCGCGTGCCCACGCAGACGCCCGCCGAGCAGCGCGCCGCCATTGTGGACACGCTGAAGTATGCCGCCGATGTGCTGGAGAAAGACCAGATGGAGATTGTGCTGGAACCGATCGACCTGCTGGAGCACAAGGAAGAGGCGGTGGTGAGCGTAAGCGAAGCCTTCGCCATCTGCCGCGAGGTGAACAGCCCGCGCATCAAGGTGTTGTACGACTTCTACCATGAGCAGCGGCAGGCCGGGAATCTGATCGAGAAGCTGGATGGCAATATCGATCTGGTGGGCCTGGTCCACGTGGCCGACGTCCCCGGACGCCATGAGCCCGGCACCGGCGAGATGTACTGGCCGAATATCTATAAGAAGCTGGCCGAGTTGAAGTACACCGGCGTGATCTGCATGGAGTTCAAGCCCGTAGGCGACTGGGTGAAGACGCTGACCAAGGCACGAGAAGAAGCCGTAACCGCACTGCAGGACGCATAA
- a CDS encoding TolC family protein, with protein MKLIPLCFSCARLMCLLLVSMNLHGQISFTSAVNLALRNSPRVKMAEADIAKAIAVLSESRTVYIPQLNFGSGLGYSYGFPVGQPTLYNVGIQSLVFDQSQVNSIRAAKRALESAKYALVDARQGVAEDTALTYIALAFDRQRLTVLQQQQGIAIHLMEIVRARQQAEQDSAMELTRSRLTSARANLARLHTESDISSHLAHLSSLTGLPVEALAIDPDSIPSASGIPDTKQEKEKGAVASKAAYLNAESKSQIASGDSRKLYRPQVSFTFRYDRYAEFNNYQDYYRKDSFHVNNLTVGTLVNLPIFNPQLKAKARESLADAMHARYDADRLKLEFLESRAKTIASLAELSAKSEIASLEREIAEQDLEVLQIRLQQGSGSLSPPATPKDEQNARLQERQKYIDLLEAEHQLYAAQISALRMTGQLEEWLRASVRGSLNPQTVVP; from the coding sequence TTGAAACTCATACCGCTGTGTTTTTCCTGTGCACGTCTTATGTGCCTGCTGCTTGTTTCGATGAACCTTCACGGACAGATTTCATTTACCTCCGCGGTTAATCTGGCGCTTCGCAACAGCCCGCGTGTGAAGATGGCCGAAGCGGATATTGCGAAGGCAATCGCTGTTCTCTCAGAGTCGCGTACTGTCTATATTCCGCAGCTGAATTTCGGTTCGGGATTAGGCTATTCCTACGGGTTTCCCGTCGGTCAGCCGACGCTCTATAACGTTGGAATCCAATCCCTCGTCTTTGATCAATCGCAGGTCAATTCCATTCGTGCGGCAAAGAGAGCTCTGGAGAGCGCGAAATATGCCTTGGTGGATGCACGTCAGGGGGTCGCCGAAGATACGGCTCTCACGTACATTGCCCTCGCCTTTGATCGTCAACGTCTCACCGTTTTGCAGCAACAGCAGGGAATCGCCATTCATCTCATGGAGATAGTGCGTGCCCGTCAGCAGGCGGAACAGGACAGCGCCATGGAACTCACGAGATCGCGCCTGACCTCGGCACGAGCCAACCTTGCCAGGCTCCATACGGAATCCGATATTTCATCTCATCTGGCGCACTTATCTTCTTTGACAGGTCTTCCGGTCGAAGCGCTGGCCATTGACCCGGACAGCATTCCATCGGCGTCGGGTATTCCAGATACCAAGCAGGAAAAAGAGAAAGGTGCCGTGGCCAGCAAGGCCGCATACCTGAATGCGGAGTCCAAATCCCAGATAGCATCCGGAGATTCACGCAAGCTATACCGGCCACAGGTCAGTTTTACATTCCGGTACGACCGTTATGCAGAGTTTAACAATTATCAGGACTACTACAGAAAGGACTCCTTTCACGTAAATAACCTCACGGTTGGCACATTGGTGAATCTTCCCATCTTCAATCCCCAACTCAAGGCCAAGGCGCGTGAATCGCTGGCTGACGCCATGCACGCGCGGTATGACGCAGATCGCCTGAAGCTGGAGTTCCTTGAGAGCCGGGCAAAAACGATTGCTTCGCTTGCAGAGTTATCCGCCAAAAGTGAGATTGCTTCTCTTGAGCGAGAAATTGCAGAGCAGGATTTAGAAGTATTACAAATCCGGCTTCAACAGGGGAGTGGAAGCCTCTCCCCGCCCGCCACTCCGAAGGATGAGCAGAATGCCCGTCTGCAGGAGCGGCAGAAATATATTGATCTGCTGGAGGCAGAGCATCAGCTTTATGCCGCGCAGATCAGCGCCTTGCGGATGACGGGCCAGCTTGAGGAATGGCTCAGGGCATCTGTTCGGGGAAGTCTCAACCCCCAAACGGTTGTTCCATGA
- a CDS encoding DUF72 domain-containing protein: protein MSESPVTSTHTLYAGSSGWAYPTWKPGFYPAKTPAKQFLAHYGTRCNSVEVNYTFRALPTNAMVQGWVAAVPENFRFSFKAPQTITHIKRLRDCGSPVDAFTGALAHAYAANKLGLLLFQLPPNFKADLDRLAAFLTLPTLREYRVAFEFRHESWFADATYDLLREHNTALCIAESEDLVTPEVHTAADFTSYRLRNPVHYTAEDLPRYTAQFAELTKQRDVFAYFKHEDEPAGVLAAAALLEQVAAR, encoded by the coding sequence TTGAGCGAATCGCCCGTCACCTCCACGCACACGCTTTACGCAGGCAGTTCAGGCTGGGCCTATCCCACCTGGAAGCCGGGCTTTTATCCTGCAAAAACACCCGCAAAACAGTTTCTTGCCCATTACGGCACACGCTGCAACTCGGTTGAGGTGAACTACACCTTCCGCGCGCTGCCGACCAACGCCATGGTGCAGGGCTGGGTGGCTGCCGTGCCAGAGAACTTCCGCTTCAGCTTCAAGGCTCCGCAGACCATTACCCATATCAAGCGGCTGCGCGACTGTGGCTCGCCGGTGGATGCCTTTACCGGCGCCCTGGCACATGCCTATGCGGCCAACAAGCTGGGGCTGCTGCTCTTCCAGCTTCCGCCGAACTTCAAGGCCGACCTTGACCGCCTTGCCGCCTTTCTGACGCTACCCACGCTGCGGGAGTACCGCGTAGCCTTTGAGTTCCGCCATGAGAGCTGGTTTGCCGATGCCACCTATGACCTGCTGCGCGAGCACAACACCGCGCTCTGCATTGCCGAAAGCGAAGACCTGGTGACGCCCGAGGTGCATACCGCAGCGGACTTCACCTCATACCGCCTTCGCAACCCGGTGCACTACACGGCCGAGGATCTACCGCGCTACACGGCGCAGTTCGCTGAGCTGACAAAGCAGCGCGACGTCTTTGCTTACTTCAAGCATGAGGATGAGCCGGCCGGCGTGCTGGCAGCCGCTGCCCTGCTGGAACAGGTGGCCGCACGATGA
- a CDS encoding cold shock domain-containing protein, whose amino-acid sequence MAQYKGKVKWFNNAKGYGFLGRDDGPDVFVHYSSIQLDGYKSLKEGDEVEFDIIEGQKGPQADQVIRLKEAS is encoded by the coding sequence GTGGCACAGTACAAGGGCAAAGTGAAGTGGTTCAATAACGCAAAAGGCTACGGCTTCCTGGGCCGCGACGACGGCCCGGACGTTTTTGTCCACTACAGCTCCATTCAGCTAGACGGCTACAAAAGCCTGAAGGAAGGCGATGAAGTCGAGTTCGACATTATCGAAGGCCAGAAGGGTCCACAGGCGGATCAGGTCATCCGCCTGAAAGAAGCGTCTTAG
- a CDS encoding YheT family hydrolase: MSHQRHFTPRRWVRHGDLQTLVGNFLKRGAEPPESEAVYIQTEPETQVLCQCNWQPAAAEAPLAILLHGLEGSSASQYMRGNAAKLWDAGWSVIRMNMRNCGGTENLTPTLYHSGLSVDMLEVMRWAIRTHGVRSISLIGYSMGGNIVLKLAGELGSSMPELAGVVGVSPAMDLGPSADKLHEGRNRVYEWKFLRGLLARYQRKCELFPKIYDPARVKNIRSIRDFDERITGPYSGFTGADDYYHRAAAARVLDRIAVPTLILHAADDPFIRVTRQTRSVMAANPHLTFVETAHGGHCAFLADRTASYDGYWAEHTTLAFLTGHVRVPAPVPQEAHAG, translated from the coding sequence ATGAGCCATCAACGCCATTTCACACCGCGCCGCTGGGTTCGCCATGGCGACCTGCAGACGCTGGTGGGTAATTTTCTCAAGCGCGGTGCCGAGCCACCGGAGTCCGAGGCGGTATACATCCAGACCGAGCCGGAGACGCAGGTACTGTGCCAGTGCAACTGGCAGCCCGCAGCGGCCGAAGCGCCCCTGGCCATTCTTCTGCATGGGCTTGAGGGCTCGTCGGCATCCCAGTACATGCGTGGCAACGCGGCCAAGCTGTGGGATGCGGGATGGTCGGTCATCCGGATGAACATGCGCAATTGCGGCGGCACGGAGAACCTGACGCCGACCTTGTATCACTCCGGTCTGTCCGTCGACATGCTGGAGGTGATGCGCTGGGCCATCCGCACGCATGGCGTTCGCAGCATCAGCCTGATCGGCTATTCGATGGGCGGCAACATTGTGTTGAAGCTGGCGGGTGAGCTGGGCAGCTCCATGCCGGAGCTTGCAGGCGTTGTCGGCGTTTCGCCCGCGATGGATCTTGGCCCCTCCGCCGACAAACTGCACGAGGGACGCAACCGCGTGTATGAGTGGAAGTTTCTGCGCGGTCTGCTGGCGCGGTATCAGCGCAAATGCGAACTCTTCCCGAAGATCTACGATCCGGCGCGCGTGAAGAACATTCGTTCTATCCGCGACTTTGACGAGCGCATCACCGGGCCGTACTCCGGCTTTACCGGGGCTGATGACTACTATCACCGCGCCGCGGCCGCGCGCGTGCTGGACCGCATCGCTGTGCCCACGCTGATTCTGCACGCAGCGGATGATCCTTTCATCCGCGTAACGCGACAGACCCGCTCCGTGATGGCTGCGAACCCGCACCTTACCTTTGTGGAGACCGCGCACGGCGGCCATTGCGCCTTTCTTGCCGACCGGACCGCAAGTTACGACGGTTACTGGGCCGAGCACACAACGCTGGCCTTCCTGACCGGGCATGTCCGCGTGCCCGCACCCGTTCCCCAGGAGGCCCATGCAGGCTGA
- a CDS encoding ubiquitin carboxyl-terminal hydrolase 14 — MSQHACKHFAHLHPVVPSAKGCEECLKMGSTWVHLRMCLICGHVGCCDSSPNKHATKHFHDTKHPIMRSIEPGEAWGWCFVDEVVEDLPA; from the coding sequence GTGTCCCAGCATGCCTGTAAGCACTTTGCCCATCTGCACCCGGTTGTTCCTTCCGCCAAGGGCTGCGAGGAATGCCTGAAGATGGGTAGCACCTGGGTTCACCTGCGCATGTGCCTGATCTGCGGCCATGTGGGCTGCTGCGACTCCTCGCCCAACAAGCATGCGACCAAGCACTTCCACGACACCAAGCACCCCATCATGCGTTCGATTGAGCCGGGCGAGGCCTGGGGATGGTGCTTTGTGGATGAGGTTGTGGAAGACCTGCCGGCGTAG